One stretch of Gloeocapsa sp. DLM2.Bin57 DNA includes these proteins:
- a CDS encoding GNAT family N-acetyltransferase codes for MRIVKIQGNEADLTICYDIRRQVFIVGQNVPEELEIDGLDQEATHYLVYVDKLAIGTARVRLINPQEAKIERVAILESYQGQGYGSRLINFILKDLQQHTNVAIVILGAQLAALKFYQKLGFSTFGEVFLDAGIEHRWMRRLLIRS; via the coding sequence ATGCGCATTGTTAAAATTCAGGGTAATGAAGCTGATTTAACTATCTGTTATGATATTCGCCGTCAAGTCTTTATTGTAGGACAAAACGTCCCTGAAGAGTTGGAAATTGATGGTTTAGATCAAGAAGCGACACACTATCTTGTTTATGTTGATAAGTTAGCTATTGGTACAGCTAGAGTTCGTTTAATTAATCCACAAGAAGCGAAAATAGAGAGAGTAGCGATTTTAGAGTCATACCAAGGTCAAGGATACGGTAGTAGGCTAATTAACTTTATTCTCAAGGATTTACAACAACACACTAACGTTGCCATCGTTATTCTTGGTGCACAATTAGCAGCCCTTAAATTCTATCAAAAATTAGGGTTTAGTACTTTTGGAGAAGTATTTCTCGATGCGGGTATTG